A window of the Dyadobacter pollutisoli genome harbors these coding sequences:
- a CDS encoding S41 family peptidase → MLIDSMERALNRFYIFPDKAALMSDKLQTKFKQGQYRTITNPNKLAAQLGQDLQSVYADGHMFVRYDPDFARELTEIDPNRRRIEDSLALIDAVDENFGLNKVEILDGNIGYLPVYSFTSFTEQARPSFVSALRFLSQTRALILDMRYNGGGSPEMVSQLGSYFFSIRTPFTTIENRVRDSTFVYWADPSKADGLYLSMPVYILTSHSTFSAAEDFSYSMQQAKRALIVGDTTGGGAHPARPFQLGQGFLINLPFAQSINPYSKTNWEGIGVVPDIPTQSGGALEKTQELILTTAMEQTSSDVQKRKLQWAVRELKARQHQFVVAANAFAKYTGDYDGLLVYVSNSKLWCKNTGRGNEITSLSPIMEDWFTLNEQVHFQFIKGPAGQMSGLKMHWRDGRETPVDKIEN, encoded by the coding sequence ATGCTTATTGACAGTATGGAGCGTGCTTTAAATCGGTTTTATATTTTCCCCGACAAAGCAGCCTTAATGAGCGACAAATTGCAAACAAAATTCAAACAGGGCCAATACCGTACAATCACGAATCCAAACAAGCTGGCGGCTCAATTGGGCCAGGATCTGCAATCAGTTTATGCGGATGGTCATATGTTTGTGCGCTATGATCCGGATTTTGCCAGGGAGTTAACGGAGATTGATCCGAACAGGAGAAGAATCGAGGATTCACTCGCTCTGATCGACGCAGTGGACGAAAATTTCGGTTTAAATAAAGTGGAAATTTTGGACGGTAACATTGGTTATCTGCCGGTTTACAGCTTTACCTCATTTACCGAACAGGCACGGCCGTCTTTTGTCTCGGCCTTACGTTTCCTTTCCCAAACGCGAGCGCTGATCCTTGATATGCGTTACAATGGAGGTGGTAGTCCGGAAATGGTGAGCCAACTGGGCAGCTACTTTTTTTCTATTCGAACGCCTTTTACGACCATTGAAAACCGGGTCAGGGATTCTACGTTTGTATATTGGGCGGATCCGTCCAAGGCAGATGGCTTGTACTTATCCATGCCGGTTTATATTCTGACCAGTCACAGCACGTTTTCGGCCGCCGAAGACTTCAGTTACAGTATGCAGCAAGCCAAACGAGCGCTGATCGTAGGTGACACGACAGGAGGTGGAGCACATCCGGCAAGGCCATTTCAACTCGGCCAGGGTTTTTTGATTAATCTACCGTTCGCACAATCCATAAACCCGTATTCCAAAACCAATTGGGAGGGCATCGGTGTAGTACCTGATATTCCTACGCAGTCCGGCGGTGCATTGGAAAAAACCCAGGAGCTGATCTTGACAACAGCGATGGAGCAAACGTCAAGTGATGTGCAAAAAAGAAAACTACAATGGGCCGTTCGCGAGCTAAAAGCCCGCCAGCATCAATTTGTTGTTGCTGCGAATGCATTTGCCAAGTATACAGGTGACTATGACGGCTTGTTGGTCTATGTGAGCAATAGTAAGCTATGGTGTAAAAACACGGGCCGGGGCAATGAAATTACTTCCCTTAGTCCAATTATGGAGGATTGGTTTACGCTCAACGAACAGGTTCATTTCCAGTTCATAAAGGGTCCTGCTGGTCAGATGTCCGGTTTGAAAATGCATTGGCGCGATGGACGGGAAACGCCGGTTGACAAAATTGAAAATTAA
- a CDS encoding serine hydrolase domain-containing protein, with amino-acid sequence MKRKFCFLFLLCLSFSAHAQMKAISNLPVISPGDAGFNKDSIDALNDTLSKFTQRDFRGLIVIKDNKIVIENYFNTFWRNHIHDIRSAGKSITALLLGVAIKDGLVQNLDQDVYSFFSKEKYPSMHEDYKKVKLIHLLNMVSGLDADSDNPKTEGSEGKWVAKDEWLNYLLSVPLSSKPGEKWVYADINAVLIGAIIEEKSGMSLRDFARQKVFSPMEIKEFYWYTNAANQTGAAGNLYISTLDFAKLGLLVANNGKWGNKQLVDYDYMNRLLNEHSTAIGDYNPLADEYGMLWYRSKRKFGTREVNYLWASGNGGNHLVVVPKENMVIAITSGAYGNWYPHMRAYFILSKLFQALETKD; translated from the coding sequence ATGAAGCGAAAATTCTGTTTCCTCTTTCTTTTGTGTCTATCCTTCTCCGCACATGCACAAATGAAAGCTATTTCCAATCTTCCTGTCATTAGCCCGGGAGACGCCGGTTTCAACAAAGATTCCATTGATGCTCTTAATGACACACTTTCCAAATTCACTCAAAGAGATTTTCGGGGATTGATTGTTATTAAAGACAATAAAATTGTAATTGAGAATTACTTTAATACATTTTGGCGGAATCACATACATGATATCCGGTCTGCAGGAAAGAGTATTACAGCTTTGCTCCTGGGCGTGGCAATTAAAGACGGATTGGTACAAAATCTAGATCAGGATGTTTACTCTTTCTTTTCCAAGGAGAAGTACCCTTCCATGCACGAAGATTATAAAAAGGTCAAGCTGATCCATCTGCTGAATATGGTTTCGGGTTTAGATGCAGATTCTGATAACCCTAAAACGGAGGGTAGTGAAGGGAAATGGGTGGCAAAGGACGAATGGTTAAACTATTTGTTAAGCGTTCCATTATCCAGCAAGCCAGGTGAAAAATGGGTCTATGCGGATATCAATGCTGTTTTGATTGGAGCTATCATTGAAGAAAAATCTGGCATGAGCCTGAGGGATTTTGCAAGGCAAAAAGTTTTTTCCCCCATGGAAATTAAAGAGTTTTACTGGTACACCAACGCAGCAAATCAGACTGGTGCTGCCGGCAATCTTTACATTTCCACGCTGGACTTTGCAAAGTTAGGTTTGTTGGTTGCTAATAACGGAAAATGGGGGAATAAGCAATTAGTCGATTATGATTATATGAATCGTCTACTGAATGAACACTCTACTGCCATAGGGGATTATAATCCTTTGGCCGACGAATATGGGATGCTATGGTACAGGTCTAAAAGAAAATTTGGAACAAGAGAAGTAAACTATCTCTGGGCATCTGGAAATGGCGGAAATCATTTGGTGGTTGTTCCCAAAGAAAATATGGTCATCGCCATTACTTCTGGTGCATATGGCAATTGGTACCCCCACATGAGGGCATATTTTATACTCAGTAAATTATTTCAAGCGTTAGAAACAAAAGATTAG